In the bacterium genome, TCTCTTTTGGCTCGTCGACCGGATTCGCCGCTGATTAACGCTTGGTAACGGAATTTCTCACCGCTATCAAGTAGGGATGAGTCCTACTCATACCGTTTTCTCTATCGGTTCTACAGTGACATCGTCGGTACTCTTTTTATCTATGCTGTAAATCACATTTATTTTGTTTTAACGCTTCAATTTCTTGAATCATGCAAGTTTCTGTATGTATGTTGTGATAATATTCACCAACTATTCAGGCGTTTACATCATTCGTCAATGTTCCTCGGAGTTCGTATGAAACGGCTATTTTTACTTATTGCAATGCTTCTGTGTGGGCATGCTGCCTTCGCAGTATCTGGTCACATCACTGCTTCCACGACTTGGAGCGGGGATGTTCTCATTACAGGTGATGTATGGATTGATCAAGGCGTTACCCTGACACTGGATGCCGGGACACGGGTCCTGTTTCCAAAAGTAGATGCGAACGTTGACAACATTGGAGATTTCCGGTTTGTCATCAACGGAGCATTACAAGCTAACGGCACCTCAGCGAGTCCGATTTACTTTCTCTCCAATGAAACGACACCCCATACCAACGATTGGTACGGATTGGTCGATAGTTCCTATGGCTCCAACCAAATGTCGACTTTGAATTATGTCAACATTCTGCATGCGTATCGCGGGATGTTGGTAGATGCCGACAGTTTGACAGTAAACTACTGTTGGGTAGATAGAACTGGCGAATATGGTTTCAGAGTTACGAGAAGCATAGCTACTTCGATGAATCACACAGTAGTTTTTGGATCAGGCACTTATGGAGTTAGAGTTGAACAAAATTCGAATTTCAATGGAAACTCAATAAACGTTGTCAATTGCAAACTAAATGGGATTGAGATCTTTGGAAACGGAAATAGAAGTATTGTTGATTCATACTCAGTTTCAAATGAAATGACTGGTTTACTATGCGATGGATCTGCTCCTGTCATAACAAATTCTACATTATCTTACAACTCTTTCCATGGTTTAAATTGTACAAATGGTGCAAATCCTATTATAAGCTATTGCAATCTAAAAAGTAATGTAGTTTATGGAGCCTATGTATTTAATGCGTCGCCGACAATCACTTACTGCGACATAGTTGGGAATCTTGGCTTAGGTCTGTATTTTGCATCATCACAAGCTCATGTTAATTATTGCAATATCACAGATAACGCTTCTGATACAAATTCAACGATGATCTCAACAAATGGAACTCTATCAGGAAATAGACCTTGGAATGGAATCGCTGGGTCGAATAACGATTACGGTGGAACCGTATATTTATCAACCTCCAACTATAGCAGTCTGATATCAACAGGGGCTAGCATAATTGCAACAGGAAACTGCACAACGAGCGGTGGTGCTTCAATCAGGGCAACCTTTACAGATGGATCAAATTATCAATTATCTGATACATCAGTGAACATAGGAAATTACTTTGTTCCAACTCTAAATACACTTGCTCGATTTTCCCGCCTAACCTCAAATACTTCGATAAATGTCAGAATACATTACGGTGGCAATAATTTGCAAAGGACTTTTTACTGGGATATTCCTCAAATACAAATAAAAAAAACAACAGGGTTAGCCCACTGTGCGATTTGGAATAATTCAAGTAGTATAGTTATGCTCCAGAACAACTGGTGGGGAAGGATTTTTTCACTTGACACACTTATTTATCAAGATGTGATTGGAACAGCAGTTTACTCTCCATTTCAATCTAATCCTAATATTGGAGTAGGTTCAAATCAAGTAAACACATATCCTTCGCTGTCTTTTACGTCTCCAATCACTTTCACCCAAACCAGCACCACCCAAAACATCAGTTGGAGTGCATTCGATCTCGAAGATAATGCAACGATTCGTCTCTATTACTGCCGCAATACTGATACGCTTGGCTTAACGGGAACGCAGTTTTCCCGTACTTACCAAGCATACAACGACACCAACGCATTCACTTGGGATGTGTCGGCGATACCGAATGGTGTCTATCGTATCTATGCGCGGATTAACGATGGCACGAATCCCGATGTTCTTGTCTATGCGCCCGGTACTGTCGTGATCGGAAAAATTGTCATATTTTCGCCGAATGGCGGCGAAACTTTCCGGGCGGCGACAACCGACAGCATTCGTTGGGGTAGTGCCGATGTTACGGGAAATGTCCGGGTCGAATTAAACCGGAGTTTCCCCTCTTCGGCATGGGAACCGATTCAAGTCAATGCTCCAAACACTGGTGCATGTGAATGGACGCGCACCGAACCGATGACTGCGACGGCTCGAATCCGAATTCTTTCGATCAATAACACTATCATTGGCGATACGACCGATGCGAACTTTACGATTACGCCATCGGAAGTTGAGATTGTTTCACCAAACGGCGGTGAATCGTTTACGATTGGATTTGCAGATACAATCCGGTGGTTGATTCCGGCAATTCCCGGCAATGTTCGTATTGAACTGAATCGAAGTTATCCTAATGGAACTTGGGAATCGCTCTTTTCGGATACTGACAACGATGGCATCCAGTTATGGACAACAGCCGCTCCACCCACTACATCTGCACGATTGCGCATCATACCATTAAGCGATACTACTCGCAGCGATACTTCGGAGTTCGATTTCACCATTGGACAACCGATAAAACTAACACGACCCAATGGTAGTGAGATTTTGGTAATCGGAGCATCCGACACAATTAAATGGACCTCAAGCCGAATCACTGGTAACGTAAACATCCGCTTCAAACGAAACTATCCATCGGGTCCCTGGACAACAATTGCGAACAATGTGCCCATTTCTCAAGGGTATTTCGAGTGGACGCCGACAACGCCCATCACGAGTAATGCTCGTATTCTGCTTTCACCAGTTAATTTTCCCTCACTTGCAGATACTTCCGACGCCAACTTTTCGATCATGAATCCAACGGTAACAATTGCGCATCCCATTGGTGGTGAGCGAATCATCGTCGGCATTCCCGATACTATTCGATGGAGCGCGAGTTATAATGGTGACTTGCAGATTTATCTGTACCGAAATGGACAAAGCGATCCCGAACCAGTAGTAATCACCGATAGCGTTCCCTCGCAATCTGGAGTGTTTGTTTGGACGCCAACTGCGCCGGTATCGGATAGCGCATATCTCTACATCTCCGATAGTTACTACCCGGTAGCAACCTGGTCGCAGAAATTCCGCATTGTCAACTCCACTATCGATGTAATTCGGCCAAACGATGGGGAAGTGTTTTATTACGGCTTACCGGATTCGATCAAATGGTCGTCAGTAAATCTTACCGGGAATGTCGCAGTCGATTTGCGGCGTACTGTAACTGGCAGTTGGGAAACGATTCGGAATAGCGTTGCCAATACCGGATATACCCGTTGGCAGCCGACTGGTACATCGACGATTAGCGCGAAAGTACGAGTACGCAGTTTAACCGATCCCGGAACGTCGGATACATCCGATTTTGCCTTCAGTATTCAAAACTACCCGTGGTCGACGTTGCTCAGTTACTTGGCTCGGAATCCTCATGCCCAGACGAACAATCGTGATGAGTGGATTCCCGAAATTCCCTATGATATTTCCACCAGCAATCTCGCGCCGGTCGAACTTCATTTCCCTAACCAACCGGAAGGCTTTCTCAATCCCGATTCGTTGCGTGCTTCCTATACGACATTTAGCGGCGATGAAGTGGGAAGTAATCGCACAGTGAATCGCAAGTGGTCGGTTGTACCGTCCACAGAACAATTTAGCGGCGCCGATCTCACACTGCGGTTTACCCGGAGCGATCTTCCCAGTTCGATTGTAGCGCCGGATTCCGTGTATCCTCCGTTGCGAGCAATCTTCACCGATGACGATGAGAGTACTTGGATATTTATACCCGGAGGAACGGTCTACCGCGATACCGCGGGATCGGGCAATTCCTTCAAGTTTGTGGTGGAAGATTTGAACCACATGTCGGAATGGGCATTGACGAATGATGGTTTGAAACCAGTTCTCACCTATCCGAATGGCAACGATACGATCCATGTTTCCGATACCATTCAATTTCAGTGGAGTAATTCGATTCGCGGGGGATCGGTATCCATCGAACTGAATCGTAACTATCCCACGGGGAGTTGGGAAATACTGCTTGCAAACACACCGAACGATTCATCGGAATCGTGGGTGGTGACCGGCCCATTGACGAACAATGCCCGTTTCCGGATTGTATCCGAATGGTTCCCGACCGATGGTGATACAACCAATGCTGCGACTATCCTCCGCAGTTCGGCTGCCAGTGCGGGCATCGGAGTCGTCTATCCCAATGGCGGTGAAATTCTTCGCTTCGGTTCGATGGATACGTTGCGTTGGTATGGCAACGGTTTTACTGGAAATGTCTGTATCGAAGTCAATCTCTCTTATCCCACAGGTACGTGGGATACGTTGTTTGCGAATGCGGAAAATACCGGTGCGATCGCGTGGAGCGTTTCTGATATATTGACGACGCACGCCCGACTTCGGATTTCATCGATCAACCAACCGGAAGTGACGGCAATTTCTACCAGCGACTTCTCGATCCAACCGGCAGCAATTGTATTGCAATCGCCTAACGGTGGGGAAGTGTGGCGAGTCGGTGATGTTGACACGATCCGTTGGAATTCATTTGGCTTGGCGGGCAATGTTCAAATCGAATTGAATCGCAATTATCCTACAGGCGCATGGGAAACCATCACAGCTACCACCGAAAACGATGGCAGTGAACCGTGGCTTGTCACTGGGCAAAATAGTTTGCATACTCGCATTCGCATCGTGTCGGAGCTGTTCCCAACCATTGGCGATACCAGCAATGCCGATTTTGAGCTATACCGCCGCGGCATCCAAGTTATCTATCCCAATGGCAAGGAGATTCTCACACTGAATGTACCGGATACAATCCGTTGGATAACCCATGAGTATTCGGGAAATGTCCAATTGAAATACACCCGCGATTACCCGAATCCCCCGTGGTTAACGGTGACGGGAGGAAGCAACATTCCAGCATCGCAAGGGTTCCACGTGTGGACTCCAACTGGCTTCTCTTCCAATAATGCCCGGATTGCAATCATTCCGCTATCGGAACCGGCAATCGGCGACACCTCCGATGCTGCCTTCTCGATTCAGACTCGTCAATTGACTTTGACGTATCCCAACCACGGGGAAACATTTTTGCTTGGCAGACCGGATACGATTCGCTGGCTGGCAACCTATACCAGCAATGTATGTTTGTATTTGTTGCGTAACGGCATGCCCGGCAGCGAAGAAATCATCGACGATGGCGATACGATTCCGGCACGGCGCGGATATTATGTGTGGACGCCTACCGGCAGCATTTCCGACAATGCATATTTTCATATTGTCGATTATTCGTATGGACTCGAAGATGTAACCGATGTTCCGTTCCGGATTGCGAGCGCTGCAATCACAGTAACCAAACCAAACGATGGCGAAACTTATTATTTCGGGTTACCCGATTCGATCCAATGGTCTTCGTATAATCTTGCCGGTAATGTTGCGATTGATTTGCGGCGAACCGTAACCGGGTTATGGGAATCGATAGTTGCTGAGCAGAATAATACCGGCGGCTATTTATGGACACCGAGCGGTTCGCTAACCAGTAGTGCTAAAGTGCGTATTCGCAGTATTGTCGATCCTACGGTGGCCGATACTTCGGATTTCCCATGTTCGATATCTTATTATCCGTGGTCGGCAACCAGCTTCTCGGCGCACAATCCGAATGCTGCAGTCAATCGCCAAGCCGCGTGGATTCCAACGCTGCCCATCGATCAAGCGAGTGGCAATCGACCGCCATTGCAAATCGCATTTTCCGAGCAACCAACCGGATTTGCGAATCCTTCGCAAATCGTTGCGTCTTATGTTTCCGTGGTGAGCGATCAACTTGCGGCGGGAAGTTTCATTACTCGCTTCTGGACAATTTCTCCCGCGAGCGACAACTTCACCAATGCGACGGTAACGCTGCGCTTCCTCGATACCGATGTCCCTTTCACGATAATCGATCCAATAGCAGCCGAGCCATCGTTACGAGCAGTTAGCTCGCTCGACGGTATGCAGACTTGGTCGCTGCTCGGCGATGGTGAAATCGCTCGTGATATTGGTGCGGGAAATAGCTATACATTCTCGGTGGATTCGCTCAATCGAATGGGAACATTTGCCCTCACCAACGTTGGGTTGCGTCCCGAGTTGACGTATCCGAATGGCGGCGAAACCTTGACGATTGGCGAAACGGTAACCTTCCGATGGACAAATGCAATTCGCGGCGGTACCGTTTCCATTGCAATTAATCGAACATATCCCAGTGGGGAATGGGAAACGATTCTTTCTAATACACCGAATGATTCGCTCGAGCAATGGCTCGTATCGGGCGATGTAACGACCACTGCTCGCTTCCGCATTGCATCGGAATGGTTTGCCAGCGACGGCGATACTTGTGACAGCGATGTGGAACTGCAGTCGGGATTAGAAACGCCGGCGAGCCCCACGAGTTTACAACTCCAAGTGACAAACGTGAATGCCATATTACGCTGGAGTCCGGTGACGACTTCTCTTTCTGGACGCGCGCAATGGGCTGATGGTTATCTCATCGATTTCCGAGTGCAAGGTTATGGTGAGTGGCAACCATTAGGAATAACATCATCGACGTTTGATACAACCTATGTCGATAGCAATGCGGTGCAACTCTCACCACAGAAGTATTATCAAGTGCGCGCATTCAAAGCCGGCGGCGCAGCGGCAAGTTCGACGGGCGTAAGAATATCACAACCCGCCCACATTGGTATAGGAAATAAAAAGTAAGAGCAGACCCACTGGGTCACCCGATTGCCGTATTGGATGTTCGCTTGTTCCACAGCACAAAAACTTTGTGATGCAGGAACGTCATTTTTGTTGCAAATAACAACATTTTGAAGGTACGTTTGGTTTAGATTGTAGTTAGATTGGAAGGTAAGGTTACTACAACATGTATTGTTGTTCACAGAGATTCGAAAAATTAGGAGTATTTCAATGTACCGTTTGATGTTCATCTTATTGACCAAAGTAGTGCTCACCGTATCCTTCGTATACAGCTCGTTTGCTCAAGACAGTTTAAACATTAGGAAGATCGGTGAGACACAGGTTTCTGGCGAAATCCAATCTCTTTACGTGAGTAATGATACAATCTTCGCCGCCGACCAAACATATGGATTGCGAGTGTTCAATAGTGCAAACTTACCGTCTATAACACAAATATGTAGTTTAGCTACGGCAGGTGACCCATTATCAGTAGTTGTCCGTGGTGATTTTGCGTTTTTCTGTGATGGTTATAGCGGCCTAAGAATATTCGATGTGTCGAATCCGATTCAACCAGTGCAAGTCGGTCACTATGATACACCTGGTCGAGTTGCAAATGTTCTTTTAGTCGGCAATCACGCTTTTATATCAGACTGGTCTGCTGGAATTAAAATCCTTGATATTAGCGACCCCACTATACCACGATTAGTTGGATCCTGTGAAACACATGATGCTGCCTACAGTATCGCAATTCAAGACGGATATGCCTATGTAGCAAATCATTTAGATGGACTACGAATAATAGATATTAGTCAACTATCTAACCCTATCGACGTCGGACATTGGGCAACTCCTGGCTTTGCTGTTAATGTTGCTGTTTCAGGAAATTATGCGTTTGTGGCTGATAGCGATTCTGGTCTTCAAGTACTAAACATTAGCAACCCAATAACACCCCTAAAAATAAACTCATTTTACATACCTGGTGGTCAGGTAAGACAAGCTTATATTTACGGGGATTACTTGTTGTTGGCTTTTGGAAGTCAAGGATTAAGAGTACTCGATATCAGTGACCCTTACTCGATTTCTGAGGTTGGTTTTTATAATACACCAGGTTGGTCTTGTGGAATTTTTGTTAATGGTACAACAGTTTACAATTCTGACGCGACAGCCGGATTTCAGATACTTGATATCAGTTCATGCATCCAAAGCATTGAAGTAATGTATCCAGACTCTATCGTAAACCTATTGAACATTGGTTGTATCGATACATTACGTTGGATTCAAAACCGAATCGTTGGAAGTATTAGCATCGAACTCAACCGCAATTACCCTTCGGGAACGTGGGAAACGCTGTTTGCGAATACAGCGAATGATGGGAGTGAGCCGTGGATAGTGACGGGGCCGGCGACGAACCATGCAAGAATTCGGATTAGTGCGGTAAGCGATACATCGATCTATGATGTGTCCGATAACGATTTTGGCATCCAGACATTGCATCCTCCGGCAAACCTTTACATCAATGCTGCGACTGCGAACTCTTTGCAATTGGCATGGAACGATACAATTTCAGGTGAGAGTGGGTTTGCGGTTTATCGCTCCGACGATGGAATCAATTTCCATTTAATTGGAACGACCCTCCCTGATTGTACCCGTTACCTCGACGTCCCCCTCCAACCGAATCACCAATACTGGTATCGTGTTTACTCCAAGTATCAGAATATTTTTTCAGATTTCTATGTATCATCATCAGGTTCGACACCAACCGCAATTAGAAACGAGCCATTTCAACAAGTTGTTTCATCAAGTATTTCCTTTGCTTCAGTCAAGCAAACTCAAGATCAAGGGTTTGTAACCACCGGTTCTATCTTGATAGAAGGTAGAAAAGATCTTTTGTTACAGAAGTTCAATCCCAACGGAACACAAAGTTGGTATAGGAATTTTGGATTAAGTACGACTGAACATGAGCAAGGTTTTGATGTAGTTCAAACATACGATGAAGGGTACGCTTGTTTTGGTGAGAATGGTGTATATGATTTATCAGCAAGTTTTGCTGATGGATGGCTTGTAAGAACAACCAACATTGGCGATTTGGTCTTTGAAAGAGCTGTTTCACTCCCAAGAAGAGAATCTTTAAACTCTGGAGTGCAGAATCCTAATGGTGGATACATTACTTGTGGATCAACATCATCAATCGGTGCAGATCTTAGGCACTCTTGGGAAGTCTTTCATGATAATTCCGGTAACGCTTATGATTGGAGAACGTTCGGTGGCGATTTTTCTGACAAGCTCGTCCGAATGAAACTTGATTATTTGAATAATGTACTTATGATTGGTGTTTCTGTAGTAAGTACATCTTCCTCATCCGTGAGTATAGTTAAAACGGACATATTAGGAAATGCGATTTGGTCTCGATTATATGGATTAAGTGGATGGAACAATGGCATGGATTTAACTACAACAACAGATGGAGGATTTGCTGCCGTAGGAATGTGTAATGGTAACGATAATGGTACTACCGGTGATGTTTGGTTGCTGCGTTGCGATGCAAACGGCGACACATTGTGGACAAGGACGTTTGGTGGTGCAAATTACGACTACGCTAATTCAATATGCTTGTTCGGCGACATCGGTTACGCTGTCACAGGTGTTAACAAATCCATCGTGCCCGGTTCTCCGTCCTTGTGGACAATCATTACCGACCTCAATGGTAATCTGCTATGGGAGCAAGCGATCACCGATGGTAGCGCAACAGTCGGAAACTCCATTATTCAAGCTGCCGATGGTGACTTAGTCGTTGCTGGGGAAGGAAATAACGGTGCATACCTCGCAAAAATCCGCCCCATATCACTCACGCTGCAAAGCCTTAACAGTGGCGGATTTCATCAAGTAGGCGTGTCCGATACGATTCGCTGGTCGCTCACTGGTATCAATAGTGCACTACGCATTCAATTGAATCGCAACTATCCAACCGGAACTTGGGAAACGCTGTTCGATTCGGCGGCAAACGATGGAGAAGAGCCGTGGCGCATTACCGGTCCTAATACGGAACATGCAAGAATTCGGATTTATCCGTTACTCTTCCCACAAGAGATTGCCGAGTCCGATGCTGACTTCACCATCTATACACCAATTATCCGTCCCAACGGTGGTGAGACCTTTATCATCGATGAGCCGGATACGATTCGGTGGAATTTTCCGACACTGACAAGTGGGATTGCGACGATCAAAATCAATCGCGGCTATCCCAATGCATTATGGCAACTCGTTGCATCAAGCGTCCCGATAACGCAAGGGTATCGCGCATGGACGCCTACCGGCTCCCTAACCAATACGGCACGAATCGCAATTATACCGGCGGGTGCGAATGCTTACTTAGCCGACACCTCCGATGCGAATTTCTCGATTCTACCACGCTTCATTCAAGTAACACGACCGAATGGCGGAGAACTTATACTCACCGGACTGCCCGATACGATTCGCTGGAATGCCCCTTATCCGGGGACGCTCGCGATTTACTTGAGTCGGCTTGGACAAGATTACGGGCAATTAGAATTGATTACCGATTCGGTGTATGCGCCAACTGGACAATATGTTTGGACACCCACCGGCCCGATTTCCGATAGTTGTTACATCTATATCGGCGATGTCCTGAATCCGGTGGAAGATTGGTCGGATAACCGGTTCCGGATTGTGAATTCGACGATTACGATTACCAAACCTAATGATGGTGAAGTCTTTTATTTCGGGTTACCCGATACTGTGAAATGGTCTTCGGTAAACTTAACTGGAAATGTCGCCATCGATTTGCGGCGTACCGTTACCGGCGACTGGACGAATCTGTTTCCCGGTCGCCCGAATACCGGACAGACAATCTGGTGGCCAGCCGGAACATCGACCATCAGCGCGAAAGTGCGGGTGCGAAGTTTACTGGAACCGGGAACGAGCGATACCTCCGATTTCGCCTTCAGTATTCAAAACTATCCCTGGTCGACTTTATTGCGCTATCTCGCCCGTAACCCACAAGCGCTTTCCAATCCGAATGCCGCGTGGGCGCCGCCGATTCCCTACGATATCGCTTCTAACAATTATCCGCCGCTCGAAGTGGCATTTCCCGAGCAAGTTGTTGGTCATGCGAATCCCGATTCCGTTGTCACATCGTATACGGCGATTGCCAATGACGAATTGTCGATTAGCCGCTCAATCAATCGCATTTGGAGTGTCGCGCCATCGAATCAACTATTCGAGAATGCGACATTGACGCTGCGGTTTGTGCTAACCGATTTACCCCCAACAATTGCCGATCCGACAATTGCCAATCCTCCCTTGCGCGCAGTGTTTTCCGAGGATGACGAATCCACTTGGATTTTCATCCCCGGTGGTACAGTGTATCGCGATACTGTGAACAATAATTCGTTCCGGTTTGTGATAACAGGACTCAATCATATGTCGGAGTGGGCACTCACGAACGGTGGATTGCGTCCCGCATTGACGTCTCCGAATGGCGGCGAAACCCTAACGATTGGTGATACAGTTACCTTCCGTTGGTCGAATGCAATTCGCGGCGGTACTGTTTCCATTGCAATTAATCGAACATATCCCAGTGGGGAATGGGAAACGATTCTTTCTAATACACCGAATGATTCATTGGAGCAATGGCTCGTATCAGGTGATGTAACAAACAATGCTCGCTTCCGTATTGTCTCGGAATGGTTTGCGAGCGATGGCGACACGACAAATGCTGCCGTTACAATTCAGAGTGCAGCCAATCCGCCCCGAGCCCCGGCAAATGTAACGATTACGCCCGATGGCAACCATATGCAATTACAATGGTCGCGGGTCGATTCATCGACTGCTAATCTTCCCATCACAGTAACCGGTTATCGCATCGACTATCGGGATGATGTATTGCAAGTCTGGTCGCCACTCTCTACGGTCGAACCGATGACGACCCCAAGCTACATTGATAGCAATGCCGTGATTCAGACATCGCAGCGCTACTATCAAATTCATGCGTTACTCAATACTACCGACGCAGTTTCAACTGGTGTAGATACTGTCCGTCCACACTCCAGCAAACCACTGCTGATACCGGAGGGCGCTTCGAAATGAACGAACATCTCTTAGCGGCGGTCGCGAAACAATTAAAACAGATGTCGGGAAACAGTGCTTCGGGATCGACAATCCCTCGTCTGAAAGAGGGAGAAAACCGGGAAATTGCAATTCTATTTCTCGATCTGAAAGGTTTTACCGCATTATCGGAAACGATGAGCCACGAGGAACTGCACCGGCTGATGCACGATGAAAATGGCGGTATCCTAACCTCACTCAGCCGGGTGGTAGAAAAGTACGGCGGCTACATCGATAAAGAAGAGGGCGACCTACTCATGGTGCTGTTCGGGGCTGAGCAAGCTACCGAGAATGATGCGAAACGAGCGGTTGCCTGTGCGTTGGAATTGTTGGAAACTGTCGAGCGCGTAAACAGCGTTTTCCAACAATTCGATTTACATTTCGGAGCGAGAATTGGTATAAACTATGGCTATGTCACATTTGCCCCGGATTCTATCGGGCATTTGACCGCGACTGGCAAGGAAGTTAGTCTGGCGTCTCGACTGGAATCGACTGCCGATGTTAATACTGTTCAAGTATCGGAATCGGTGTACCACATGACCAATGACGACTTCATTTGGTCGGAGTTAGGTACCAAACAAGTGAAAGGAATTGATCGACCGATTGTTACATATCGACCACTGGCTCACTCGCCTGAGAACAAAATGCGTTGGCAGCGCCGTGATTTGTTCCATCGAACTCCCTTCATCGGAAGGGATAGCGAAATGTCGCACTTACTTAGTGCGTGGGAAACCGGTTTGTCATCGAAGAACCAGAATCCGCGGGGCTTTGCGAAACATTTGTTTGTCGATGTTACGGGAGTTCCCGGTATTGGAAAATCGCGGTTCGTTCATGAATTTCTTACCAGAATCGCAGAAACCGCGAACGAACCAGTTATTGTCGTTAGAGGGAATACCGCCTCGTTTGCCCAACCACCCTTCTACCTTTGGATAACTGCATTACGCGACTATTTCCAGACCGATGCCAATCCTGATGTTAACATCGCTTCGCAGTGGATGGAGTTAGCCGCGCATTCATCGTTATCGGAAACACGTCGAGATTCTACGCAAACTATTCTGCAGCAATTACTCACCGGTCAATATCTTTCCGGAGATTCCAACGTTACGCCGTTAAGCGTTCGTGAAGAGATTAATGCAGCGATTCGCGACTGGTTGCAAGCACTACTCGAAAAAAACAGCCGCGTTGTGTTCGTATTGGACGATCTGCATTGGCTCGATTCAGGATCGCAGGAAGCGCTCGAATATATTCTATCGAATTGTTCTGCTGAAAATCCATTACATGTCATTGGAATACACCGGCCGGAGCGTGAAGACGGTTCCCTACTCGAGTTTACTTTGCGCGATAAGTATGTCGAGTTGGTTGAAATGCAGCTTGAACCGCTCACGATGGAAGCAACCGGTGAATTAGCAC is a window encoding:
- a CDS encoding right-handed parallel beta-helix repeat-containing protein; translated protein: MKRLFLLIAMLLCGHAAFAVSGHITASTTWSGDVLITGDVWIDQGVTLTLDAGTRVLFPKVDANVDNIGDFRFVINGALQANGTSASPIYFLSNETTPHTNDWYGLVDSSYGSNQMSTLNYVNILHAYRGMLVDADSLTVNYCWVDRTGEYGFRVTRSIATSMNHTVVFGSGTYGVRVEQNSNFNGNSINVVNCKLNGIEIFGNGNRSIVDSYSVSNEMTGLLCDGSAPVITNSTLSYNSFHGLNCTNGANPIISYCNLKSNVVYGAYVFNASPTITYCDIVGNLGLGLYFASSQAHVNYCNITDNASDTNSTMISTNGTLSGNRPWNGIAGSNNDYGGTVYLSTSNYSSLISTGASIIATGNCTTSGGASIRATFTDGSNYQLSDTSVNIGNYFVPTLNTLARFSRLTSNTSINVRIHYGGNNLQRTFYWDIPQIQIKKTTGLAHCAIWNNSSSIVMLQNNWWGRIFSLDTLIYQDVIGTAVYSPFQSNPNIGVGSNQVNTYPSLSFTSPITFTQTSTTQNISWSAFDLEDNATIRLYYCRNTDTLGLTGTQFSRTYQAYNDTNAFTWDVSAIPNGVYRIYARINDGTNPDVLVYAPGTVVIGKIVIFSPNGGETFRAATTDSIRWGSADVTGNVRVELNRSFPSSAWEPIQVNAPNTGACEWTRTEPMTATARIRILSINNTIIGDTTDANFTITPSEVEIVSPNGGESFTIGFADTIRWLIPAIPGNVRIELNRSYPNGTWESLFSDTDNDGIQLWTTAAPPTTSARLRIIPLSDTTRSDTSEFDFTIGQPIKLTRPNGSEILVIGASDTIKWTSSRITGNVNIRFKRNYPSGPWTTIANNVPISQGYFEWTPTTPITSNARILLSPVNFPSLADTSDANFSIMNPTVTIAHPIGGERIIVGIPDTIRWSASYNGDLQIYLYRNGQSDPEPVVITDSVPSQSGVFVWTPTAPVSDSAYLYISDSYYPVATWSQKFRIVNSTIDVIRPNDGEVFYYGLPDSIKWSSVNLTGNVAVDLRRTVTGSWETIRNSVANTGYTRWQPTGTSTISAKVRVRSLTDPGTSDTSDFAFSIQNYPWSTLLSYLARNPHAQTNNRDEWIPEIPYDISTSNLAPVELHFPNQPEGFLNPDSLRASYTTFSGDEVGSNRTVNRKWSVVPSTEQFSGADLTLRFTRSDLPSSIVAPDSVYPPLRAIFTDDDESTWIFIPGGTVYRDTAGSGNSFKFVVEDLNHMSEWALTNDGLKPVLTYPNGNDTIHVSDTIQFQWSNSIRGGSVSIELNRNYPTGSWEILLANTPNDSSESWVVTGPLTNNARFRIVSEWFPTDGDTTNAATILRSSAASAGIGVVYPNGGEILRFGSMDTLRWYGNGFTGNVCIEVNLSYPTGTWDTLFANAENTGAIAWSVSDILTTHARLRISSINQPEVTAISTSDFSIQPAAIVLQSPNGGEVWRVGDVDTIRWNSFGLAGNVQIELNRNYPTGAWETITATTENDGSEPWLVTGQNSLHTRIRIVSELFPTIGDTSNADFELYRRGIQVIYPNGKEILTLNVPDTIRWITHEYSGNVQLKYTRDYPNPPWLTVTGGSNIPASQGFHVWTPTGFSSNNARIAIIPLSEPAIGDTSDAAFSIQTRQLTLTYPNHGETFLLGRPDTIRWLATYTSNVCLYLLRNGMPGSEEIIDDGDTIPARRGYYVWTPTGSISDNAYFHIVDYSYGLEDVTDVPFRIASAAITVTKPNDGETYYFGLPDSIQWSSYNLAGNVAIDLRRTVTGLWESIVAEQNNTGGYLWTPSGSLTSSAKVRIRSIVDPTVADTSDFPCSISYYPWSATSFSAHNPNAAVNRQAAWIPTLPIDQASGNRPPLQIAFSEQPTGFANPSQIVASYVSVVSDQLAAGSFITRFWTISPASDNFTNATVTLRFLDTDVPFTIIDPIAAEPSLRAVSSLDGMQTWSLLGDGEIARDIGAGNSYTFSVDSLNRMGTFALTNVGLRPELTYPNGGETLTIGETVTFRWTNAIRGGTVSIAINRTYPSGEWETILSNTPNDSLEQWLVSGDVTTTARFRIASEWFASDGDTCDSDVELQSGLETPASPTSLQLQVTNVNAILRWSPVTTSLSGRAQWADGYLIDFRVQGYGEWQPLGITSSTFDTTYVDSNAVQLSPQKYYQVRAFKAGGAAASSTGVRISQPAHIGIGNKK